The Streptomyces camelliae genome window below encodes:
- the zapE gene encoding cell division protein ZapE, with product MSSSTAAPGSSPLTDAGPLSLCAREPRVPADRLVAEMVPPPRFDSVRFSTYIPDPNQPSQTEAVKVLEGFAAGLGGAHASGAGKRGFFGLGRAKAPKTPAGPRGVYLDGGYGVGKTHLLASLWHATPAEPSRKAFGTFVELTNLVGALGFQQTVQTLSGHSLLCIDEFELDDPGDTVLVSTLLGKLVDAGVALAATSNTLPGKLGEGRFAAADFLREIQGLSAHFRTLRIDGEDYRHRGLPEAPQPFTDEQVTKAAYATEGASLDDFPHLLEHLARVHPSRYGALTDGVTAVCLTGVQPVPDQSTALRLVVLADRLYDREVPVLASGLPFDKLFSEEMLNGGYRKKYFRAISRLTALARDAKGLVGS from the coding sequence GTGTCGTCCTCCACCGCCGCCCCCGGTTCCAGCCCCCTGACCGATGCGGGCCCCCTCTCCCTGTGCGCTCGTGAGCCGCGCGTCCCCGCGGACCGGCTGGTCGCCGAGATGGTGCCGCCGCCGCGCTTCGACTCGGTCCGCTTCTCGACGTACATCCCGGACCCGAACCAGCCCAGCCAGACCGAGGCGGTGAAGGTGCTGGAGGGCTTCGCGGCCGGGCTCGGCGGGGCGCACGCCTCCGGCGCCGGCAAGCGCGGCTTCTTCGGCCTCGGCAGGGCCAAGGCGCCCAAGACCCCGGCCGGCCCGCGCGGGGTCTACCTGGACGGCGGCTACGGCGTCGGCAAGACCCATCTGCTCGCCTCCCTGTGGCACGCGACGCCCGCCGAGCCGTCCCGCAAGGCGTTCGGCACGTTCGTGGAGCTGACGAACCTGGTCGGCGCCCTCGGCTTCCAGCAGACGGTGCAGACCCTCTCCGGCCACAGCCTGCTGTGCATCGACGAGTTCGAGCTGGACGACCCGGGCGACACGGTGCTGGTGTCGACCCTGCTCGGCAAGCTGGTCGACGCGGGCGTCGCGCTCGCCGCCACCTCCAACACGCTGCCCGGCAAGCTCGGCGAGGGCCGGTTCGCGGCCGCCGACTTCCTGCGCGAGATACAGGGGCTGTCGGCGCACTTCCGCACCCTGCGCATCGACGGCGAGGACTACCGGCACCGCGGGCTGCCCGAGGCACCCCAGCCGTTCACCGACGAACAGGTGACGAAGGCGGCGTACGCCACCGAGGGCGCCTCGCTGGACGACTTCCCGCACCTCCTGGAGCACCTGGCCCGGGTCCACCCGAGCCGGTACGGCGCGCTGACCGACGGGGTCACGGCCGTGTGCCTGACCGGTGTGCAGCCGGTGCCGGACCAGTCGACGGCACTGCGGCTCGTGGTGCTCGCGGACCGGCTCTACGACCGCGAGGTCCCGGTGCTGGCCTCGGGCCTGCCCTTCGACAAGCTGTTCAGCGAGGAGATGCTGAACGGCGGCTACCGCAAGAAGTACTTCCGCGCGATATCCCGGCTCACCGCCCTGGCCCGCGACGCCAAGGGGCTCGTCGGCTCCTAG
- a CDS encoding carbonic anhydrase — protein MQPLIDNARTFGQRPEEFARLAEGQSPQVLFITCSDSRVVPALITGARPGQLFELRTAGNIVPPHTSQHPTSEAATIEYAVEVLGVRDIVVCGHSHCGAVGALVRGDDLTAVPAVRDWLAHATPRPAGQAEDPEVAMGVQAHVLTQLLRLRSYPCVERKLAEGQLGLHAWYYEVHTGAVRAHRPQTDTFESL, from the coding sequence ATGCAGCCCCTCATCGACAACGCCCGTACCTTCGGACAGCGCCCTGAGGAGTTCGCCAGGCTCGCCGAAGGCCAGTCCCCGCAGGTCCTGTTCATCACCTGCTCCGATTCCCGGGTCGTCCCGGCCCTGATCACGGGCGCCCGCCCCGGCCAGCTCTTCGAGCTGCGCACCGCGGGCAACATCGTCCCGCCCCACACCTCGCAGCACCCGACCAGCGAGGCCGCGACCATCGAGTACGCCGTGGAGGTGCTCGGCGTCCGCGACATCGTCGTCTGTGGCCACTCGCACTGCGGGGCCGTCGGCGCGCTGGTGCGCGGCGACGACCTGACCGCCGTACCGGCCGTGCGCGACTGGCTCGCGCACGCCACCCCGCGCCCGGCCGGCCAGGCCGAGGACCCGGAGGTCGCCATGGGCGTGCAGGCGCACGTCCTGACCCAGCTGCTGCGGCTGCGCTCGTACCCGTGCGTCGAGCGGAAGCTGGCGGAGGGTCAACTCGGCCTGCATGCCTGGTACTACGAGGTGCACACCGGCGCCGTACGGGCGCACCGCCCGCAGACCGACACCTTCGAGTCCCTGTGA